A part of Paenibacillus sp. IHBB 10380 genomic DNA contains:
- a CDS encoding MFS transporter → MSILRESINMKSSLFSLKLFNFLIYGTMVIFTSFFQLYLQDAGMNKFEIGSLLALGPIVSILANPFWRFWSDRILNMRRVLLIMMTGTLVMVQLLFHSDTYAMVYISMILFFFFQSPVFSHSNSLILGYIEDTGYKFGSFRLWGSMGWAIIAIATGLVLDWTGVAKVSILFTVVLVLAIGVLLFLPKLLKPSESPTIYIRGFANILGNRYFLSFIVLGIIVSIPNAMNNTFMSLYITELGGSKRMVGLAVFLSSFFEIGVFLLFDRYLNRKISWLVGCLALVSLLFGFRWMLMADATLPIQVALIQVLHCITFGGYFYVGTQLSLLLVPRPYRATGQAVYTLTWSGLAGVIGGFVGGWLYQSFGAEAMYSTGTSFAFVGALGFGWMWYVIKRHGYKPIIPKVEEPLEDWDNSDED, encoded by the coding sequence ATGTCGATATTGCGTGAATCCATAAATATGAAATCCTCTTTATTCTCTCTCAAACTGTTCAATTTTTTGATCTACGGCACTATGGTGATCTTCACTAGCTTCTTTCAATTATACTTACAAGATGCAGGAATGAACAAATTTGAAATAGGAAGCCTATTAGCTCTAGGCCCAATTGTTTCTATATTGGCTAACCCTTTTTGGAGATTTTGGAGCGATCGAATTCTTAATATGAGGCGAGTTCTACTGATCATGATGACAGGAACACTAGTCATGGTTCAACTTCTATTCCATTCTGATACTTATGCGATGGTATATATATCTATGATCTTGTTCTTTTTCTTCCAGTCTCCTGTATTCTCTCACAGTAACAGTCTTATTCTTGGTTATATTGAAGATACAGGCTATAAATTCGGATCCTTTCGCTTGTGGGGTTCTATGGGATGGGCCATCATCGCTATTGCCACAGGTCTGGTTCTAGACTGGACTGGTGTTGCCAAGGTCTCCATTCTGTTCACAGTTGTGCTTGTATTGGCGATAGGAGTGCTTCTATTCCTCCCCAAACTTCTGAAGCCTTCAGAATCGCCTACAATATACATTAGAGGCTTTGCCAACATATTAGGAAACCGTTATTTCCTTTCGTTTATTGTTCTAGGTATTATAGTCTCTATTCCTAATGCAATGAATAACACATTTATGTCTCTATACATAACAGAACTTGGTGGCTCCAAAAGGATGGTAGGATTAGCCGTATTCTTATCCTCCTTTTTTGAGATCGGTGTATTTTTACTGTTTGATCGTTATCTCAACCGTAAAATTTCGTGGTTAGTGGGTTGCCTGGCACTCGTAAGTTTACTATTTGGATTTCGTTGGATGCTTATGGCAGACGCGACCCTGCCCATTCAAGTTGCGCTCATTCAGGTTCTACATTGTATTACCTTCGGAGGCTATTTCTATGTAGGTACCCAACTTAGCCTACTACTCGTTCCTAGACCTTACCGTGCAACAGGTCAAGCTGTGTATACGCTAACGTGGAGTGGTCTCGCCGGTGTTATAGGCGGATTCGTGGGTGGATGGTTATACCAGAGCTTCGGTGCAGAAGCTATGTATAGCACAGGCACATCGTTCGCCTTCGTTGGTGCTTTAGGATTTGGATGGATGTGGTACGTCATTAAGAGACATGGATATAAGCCAATTATCCCTAAAGTGGAAGAACCCTTAGAAGATTGGGACAATTCTGATGAAGATTAG
- a CDS encoding TorD/DmsD family molecular chaperone, which translates to MTMTIESLEVSKVSLNWLQGRGWGYQLLIDFLGGPPSLSLIAQWRQYMMMRDDVVLTEGGRKLQQLLSEIVPQQLMEVCIAEETEYRRLFDSETSIFPSLCESTYRGMKGKDLAECMLNIHEMYAHHGIVFNKLDHEQDDHIILELEFMAVLVERTLDTKRIRSSHLELIDSQIQFLDRHLLQWTPQLAEDISFITRSPLYIEVANILKEFIAYDMQMLRTWRASMI; encoded by the coding sequence ATGACCATGACTATTGAATCTTTAGAGGTGTCTAAGGTAAGCTTGAATTGGTTACAGGGAAGAGGATGGGGTTATCAACTACTGATTGATTTTTTAGGTGGCCCACCGAGCTTGTCTTTAATTGCCCAATGGCGTCAATATATGATGATGAGAGATGACGTTGTTCTCACAGAGGGTGGACGGAAGCTACAACAGTTATTATCTGAGATTGTTCCACAGCAATTGATGGAAGTGTGTATTGCTGAAGAGACTGAATACAGGCGATTGTTCGATAGCGAGACTTCTATTTTCCCATCGCTCTGTGAAAGCACTTATCGTGGAATGAAAGGGAAGGATCTTGCGGAGTGTATGCTGAATATCCATGAGATGTATGCTCACCATGGTATCGTGTTTAATAAGTTAGATCATGAGCAGGATGATCATATCATTCTAGAGCTTGAATTCATGGCAGTGCTTGTAGAACGTACTTTAGACACCAAGCGGATACGTAGCTCACATCTAGAGCTTATTGATTCTCAGATTCAATTCCTAGATCGACATCTGTTACAATGGACTCCTCAGCTTGCTGAAGACATATCCTTCATTACTCGGAGCCCCTTATATATAGAAGTTGCGAATATTCTCAAAGAATTTATTGCCTATGATATGCAGATGCTTCGAACATGGCGAGCTAGTATGATCTAA